TGCTGCctctcttctatggccaagccagttcttaaatccatctagctagttcacccctgactccatgtgatttaatcttttgcaccagcctgccatgagggaccttgtcaaatgctttactaaagtccatgtcgacaacatcCACAGGCCTTTCGTTGTCAATCATTTTATCACCTCctaaaaaaactcaattaaattagtgagacatgacctccctagtACAAAACAATGCTGTCTGTCtcgaataagaccattcacttccaaatgtgtatCAATCCTAtctcagaattttttccaacaatctcactatcactgacgtcaagctctgaCTGGCCTTGAACAGCGGGACAACATTGgccatcctccaatcctctgggacctcacctggatACTCTATTTTGAGACTATTGTAAGAGCTAGACCTGAATCTTGCCAGAATAATGCAGAAGCTGTAGCTGTATTTGTTCAGAAGCTACTTCGTGTAGCAATTCAGCAGGTGTAGACCCAGTCAGTGAATGTTGAGACAATGGAAACTGTCACATCCAAAATGCATCCTTCAATTAGCCTCAGCATCTCTTGTCAAAGGAGGGGCAGTATCAGCCGGGTGTCCCGTTGCTCATCAGTGAGCCCAGCTGGGAGGTCAGGGGGAgggcatgtcaaaggctgcagacaggatgcttctctctccacagatgtttgcTGAGCTGagcatttccatcattttctgaaTCTCTATCACATTTCCAGCTTTCACACTATTTTTCCCCATTGGATTCCAAGAGCTGGCTGTGTGCACTTTATTGGATTggacttgatttattgtcacgtgtaccaaggtacagtgaaaagtattattctgggtATAGTCcagacatgaaaaaacataggacatacatcaatacacaatgttaatacattggccaggcatcgggtgagcatacagagtgtagtactactcagtacagaAGATGTTTGAAGGGATCAGTTCAGTCCGAAAgtcactgaggatccaggttcgatcccggccccgggtcactgtccgtgtggagttagcacattctccccatgtctgcgtgggtctcacccctataacccaaagatatacagggtaggtggattggccacgctacattgccccttaattggaaaaaaataattgggtactctaaatttatttttgttaaaagaaagaaaaaagctcagtccataagagggtcattcaggagtctggtaactgtggggaagaagctgtttttgaacctgttactgcgtgttctcagacttctgtatctcttgcctgatggaagaagagaataacccgggtgggcggggtctttgattatgctgcccgctttcccaagtagCGGagctatagacagagtcaatgatgggaggcgggttcgtgtgatggactgggctgtgttcacaactccttGTAGctccttatggtcttgggccgagcagttgccataccagactgtaatgcagccagataggatgctttctatggtgcatctgtaaaaattggtaagagtcattgtggacatgctgaatttccttagtttcctgaggaagtacaggcgctgttgtcctttcttggtcgtagcgtcgacatggtggaccaggacagattgttggtgatgcgcaaccctcggaatttgaagctgtcaaccatctccacctcggcatcacTGATACCTTTAGGGAAGTGGAGACTATGGGCTGATTTGATGGAGCTTTGAAAATAACAACAGTTTGTCTTCATGACTTCATGTGGACAAATTATTTCAATTGCCGAGGACCAACGGTCATGTTTACAAGTTCTGTAAGGGCAGAACTACAGATTCATCAATTATTAAAAGTAACAAGGCAGCTCAGCAAGGACATTTTATTAAAAAATCAATAACACTGGGGTCTATTTTTGGATGAattgaattgaaaagcagagaagtgaTGTTGAACTTGTCGAGAACATTGTTTAGCCCACACCTGGAGAGCTGTGCAGAGTTTAGATCATCATATTGAAAAAGGACAGAAAGCAACTGGAGGAGGTGTAAAAAGACATTAAGGATGTTATTGAGAATTGAGAGTTGTAACTATCAGGAAAGACTAAACAAATTGACACTCTTTTCCCTGGAAATCAAAAGGCTGAGGAGAGAAAACAGAGACATTTTTAAATGGTGAATTATAAAATCAAGAATTTTCGTGTAAATgaagagaggatgcttccacttgtgtgGGTGAATCCAAAACAGGGGTTCATAAATATAAGATGATCAATAATAAATCCAGAGGAATTCCAGAGAAACCTCCCAAGACAAAacaagaatgtggaacttgctcccccaGGGAATGGTCAAAGCAAATAGTTTAGATGTATTTGAGGGGAAGCCAGGTAAGTagatgaaggagaaaggaatagaggaaTCTGGTAATTGTGAGATAAAATAGGTTGGGAGAAAGCTCATGCAGAGCACAAATACCAGTAGaaagcagatgggccgaatggtctttctGTGCTAATTGGCCGAGATAAAAAGCTGCATTCGTTGCCAACATTGCTTGAGTGTTTTCCTACATTGCCACTGACAGCTTAGGTAGCAACCAGGAACAAAGATGGTGCTGCTTAAATAATCACAGCTGTGTTTTGCGCAGCATTGCTTAATTCCCAATTGAAGCAGATTGGCCAAATCGCCTGTCACTGATGGAGACGTTGCCAGGTTTCCAGGTGGGAGCCACAGTCAGACTCAAGGCAGTGTGTTTTGTCCGAGAGGGAGTCAGTTATTTATTTTTCAGAGATGGGACtttgtgggttagccctgctgcctcacggcaccgaggtcccagattcgatcacggctctgggtcactgtccatgtggagtttgcacattctgcctgtgtttgcatgggttccgcccccacaacccaaagatgtgcagggtatgaatgcactttccttggccatcaagtcttgctgtgggacttgaacccagaacttctgactcagaggcagggacactacccactgcaccacaagaccaccTCAATCAATGTTTCGTTGGTTAGACCTGTCATTAATGACTTTACGATGCCCCAGAAACCACGTACATGAGCTGCATCTCACTTTCTCGTCTCATTTTAAAAGTAGTAAATGTCACATCGGCAAAACATTCCAAACAAAATGAACATATTTATTAATATGTAAGACAGAAGCAGAGAAAACACTGCCAGAAACAAATGGGACTAAATAAACATTACAGAGTATTTTGCAACACAGAATCAGGAAGATGGTGTATGCCCGCGGTGATGTCATTGACACATGTGCAGAGGGTACCGGCAGGCTGGGTGCAGCGGAGTGACCTGTAAAGACGGGTATTGGTGACCATCTTGTGAGAGAATAGAGACAGGGAGAAAGCTCATGTGGAGCAGAAGCAAAGTAGAAAGCATAATGATCTGTTGTTTCTGCACTTTTAAAAACTAGAATCAaatcaaaaaatgctggaaatattcagatcaGTCTGCCTCCTCCCTCACCAGCCTGTCTTCCACTAAcaacacccaccgcccccccccccaaacaatggcATCCTTGCCAAAATCCCATGATCAACTGTCCCTTATTTTATTTCCTCAGATTTAGtcacttggattggatttgatttgtttattgtcacgtgtaccgaggtagtgaaaagtatttttctgcgagcagctcaacagatcattaagttcatgagaagaaaagggaagaaaataaaatacgCAGAGTTCAGACCTGGTCCTACTGGGTCTAATCTACACACGCGGGTTTGAGACATCTTCAACCCAAAACCACACGAGTGGAGGGAGAAGCTGATTTTTGTGGACAGTTGCCTTTTGTGAAACGGGTAAATCTCGATCCCACAAAAATAGGAGGTACTATGATCggaagggggggggtgaacagGACTCACAAATTCAGGCCTCTTCCACCATTGTCCTCACGACAGAAAGTTTCTTTTCATGGCAAAAATCCACACACAAATTTTCCCCTCGGGGGGAGAGAAATTGGGTCGAGGAGGCAGTGTTGGAGGGAGGGACCCTACTGCCTTCTGTGTCTCCCCTGCCCCCGTGATGTGACCGCTCCTGTGCCAGAGGTATGTCCAGGAGCAGATTTCCCTGAGCTTGGCTACGGCTAGACAGAAGGTGCAGGTACTACAATCTGAGACAGAATCAGCCTCATTTCATTCAAAGTTTCATTGGTTCTTTGCAGAAGCTGACAAAGAACCAGATTCTGCTGCTGGTGAATCTCATTGTTTCTTTGTAGATGTTGCTGAAGAATCTCATTGTTTTTTTGTAGATGATGCTCAAGAATCTCATTGTTTCTTTGCAGATTCTGGCTAACGTCTGTCTTAAATTCAGTTAAAGTTCGCTGAAGCAAGTTAGAAGTGACCAGATAACTCTCTGTCCTTTGAACCTGTTCCTGATGTAAGCTCTCAACAGGTTTCAGATCATCTTCATTTTCTTCACCAGCAGCATGGGCCTGATGTTGTCCATGTGCTCCTGGAGACTGTAAAGATTCTGCTCCCAAAGCCGCAGGTTCTTCGCTTCCAGAAGGTTCTGAGCACTCTCTCTCCACTACAGCAGCCAGAGCATCACAGGCCTCCTCCTTCACACAGGCCACAATATTTAGCTTTAACTCATCAACGCTACCCTCCAAATCAGACATCTTACCCTCCAgacactcctccccctcctccactgcagcTGCCATGCCACATTGCTGTGAGGTATTCACCTCCGTCCCTTCCTCATCAGTCCTTTCAGGAATCTCGGACGCTGCTGCCAACTCTTCGCCATCACCATCTGATGTGTCCATGGACACCCGTGTATCTGTCAGAGGAGGAAAGTCACAATTATTATCTTTTGACACATAAATTAATTCTCCTCCTGACGGTTTAAACACACAGCTGCTGACATCACCATCGCTCATCCCCATATCTGATCCACCATTGGTTATCCTGGGGTTGGAGAGGCCAAACAGCTTCCTCGTGAACTCCTCTTCTTCCGTCAGCTCCTTGATGTATGGAACCTGCTCTCCAGTCAACGAGAGCTCCTGGGCGGTATGGGCCAGTTTTACCTAAAGgaagaaattaaaaataaaattaaatcgCGGTCAAGACTTTACTGTACTGTCTTGTGACACATTTTCCAAGTGTTGGAGACAGTTTTCAGCCTGCATCCAGGGGTACTTCTGATTGGAGATCAATCTTATGACAAAGTCAGAGCCATCTCCAAAGCAACTGCATTTTATTACACCTCATAAAATTACGATAAAAACAAAACTGATCTTGCTGTATTTTCAGCTCAAAAACGGATTTAAAGTTTCAGaatttaacatatatatatatttaatattCAGATATTGCCCTCTTGTCCATTGTAGGGAAACGTGTGCATAAGCAGCAGCTTCTATACAGATTGATGTCTTCTTTTGCTGTTGTTTGGTGATCTGGTCAAAAATTAAATTGACCTTGAAACAATTGGACTGATGGTGGGAGAGTTTGGAGACAGacactgctgagacagacagtgctttgGAAGGACAGCACTCTTGTGTGAACACTGGAGGGTAAACAGACAACTCTCAGTGTAACGGAAGCAGGCGAGCTGAAGTGTGAATGTGCTGGTGTCTGTGGAGGTCTGGTGATCGtgagaatgatttgttgcacacCTCACCCATCAATTTCTCACCAGTGTGAGCAGAGGACTGATTAGTCCGAGAATGATTTGTTACATATATTTGTTACAATCCATGTGAATATGATGGTGTATGCACAAAGCCAATGAGTCCAAGAATAACTTATCACATACCTTGCAGGGGAAGGATTTCTCTCCTAAATGCTCGCGTTGGTGTTTACGGAGGGTCGATGCCTgaaagaatgatttgtcacacatctCACATGTGAAGGGTTTCACTCCTGTGTGAACACCTTGGTGTCTGTGGAGGTTCGATAATtgagagaatgatttgtcacacatttTGCACCTGaaaggtttctcccctgtgtgatcaCGTTGGTGTTTACGAAGGGTCGATGCctgcgagaatgatttgtcacatacTTCACATCTGAAAGGTTTCTCACCTGTGTGAATACGTTGGTGATTACGGAGGTATGATAACAACGAGAACGATTTGTCACACATTTTGCAcgtgaagggtttctcccctgtgtgaaggtGTTGGTGCTGACGGAGGGTTGATGACACAgaaaatgatttgtcacacaccttgcaagtgaaaggtctctccccCGTGTGAATGCGTCGGTGTTGACGGAGGTTCGATGCTTGTGAGAAGGACTTCTCACAAACATCACACCTAAATGGCTTCTCTCCCGTGTGAATCATCTGGTGCCTAAGGAGCTTAGTCGAATTCACAAAACCTTTATTACAAACATCACACCTGAATTGTTTCCCTTCCATGTGGCTACCCTTGTGGTATCAGTAGCTGTAACAAATGCACCTTAGAAGATCTTATAAACCTGTGGAGTCACcgacacacacctcacacttgaacaGCCTCCCACTTGCAGGAGTGAGTCAGTGGTTCATGAGGCTCGGTCAATGATTGAACCTCTCACCACAGTTGGAGCCCATTCACACTTCTTCCCAGTCTCACCCTGACCGATCACCCAAAATCGAACCTTTAGAAAGGGACTGGATGCCTTCCCACAGTTGTGCAGTTGTTCCTTGGGTGATGGTCAGGATCTATCTGCAGTGTctatcctctctgtattctctggtgtagtacggtgcaatccttctgtaaaacaggaaaaggaaacatgATTTCTTCCAACTCCCTCTCCTCCTTTGCTGAAGGGGCTAAGTTCTCAGTTAGAGACTGTTTCACCGTAACTGTCAATCTGCTATTTCCATCTGTGGGGATCAGATACAattcctttctttttcctcactaGACTGTTACACGCCCTCTGTTTTCAGGGACACCAGATAATGACCAGAAGCAGTCAACACCCAGACTCCCATTTTCCTAGACACCATGAGGAAAATGGAAAAGACAGTAAGGCAGCATGTAAAATGGGCTATCAATTACCCATGAGCTCCTGTTGCGCTGCAAAAGACCAGTTTTGCCCTCAGATTATGTGTTTAATTTTATAAAACAGGAACATTGTTAATTCGATGGAAATGTTAAAAACTGTCTGCTTGTTTTACCAAATTATTTGAAGAAAACACACTGGGCAGGAAGTGCTGGAAGCTGTGAGCACGAGTCGTGCTGGCTAAGACGAATTTTACCttttgagtgtgtgtttaataTAAAAAACATTCAGGAGAAATATTGCTTTGGTGAAGCTGTTTGGCGGGTTCTAgtttatcctgggaaattagacacactgcactcactcagactgcacatcccaaattcagctctcagaCACAGCACTGGGCTAAACTATCAAATCCAAGCCCAGGCCTCTGGGAAAAGTTAAGGCCTTCAGATAAAATCTTTAAGAAGACATTTCAATCTGTGTATCTGCCCCTCCCAGAAATTtacacctcaccttctcatattcagtaataacccatcaacaaaactcagcctgtaaatcagaagggaaatgcttccaataaacaccctcaatatccaacacagccaatcaaacagctcagcacaaagcaccgagtaaacaggtctctgagctggatcttctcacacagcataaggggcatttccacacctgattgcccacaggatagtcagactgcctgaacattagtgtggatattgtgcaatgtaattcttctaaattctgctccttcactcaccatctcctgacttggtttggagtccctacaggaagtgaagcagctgtggtagaggaagaggagagaatgggcagagtgggtgggctctctgattgacgtctctcacagacaatccaaatatttctgcagtaacaggagtttcctgaagtttgggaaactgaccggggaaacggaggcgactttgagcagcagctcaggtggggatttaaacttgccattgtcccatctgaataaaacctcacttattgcaGCTGCTTCTCAGTTTCCCTGGTTTGACAGAGATTTCTAGTGTGGGAACAGCTTTCTTCACCTTCGTCGGCTTTCCAACTGACAACATCAGTGTGGGATGTGTAGCCTCGAATGTGTTTAACAGCAGATCAGAAGAGGAAGACCCACAGTATCTAAATCAGTGATGACCTGCAGTGTTGGGATGAGCAGATGCacaggagagagtgaaacaagggagACGGACACAGGAGAGAGAGGTCTGGAGAGGGGAGATTGATCCAGTAATTCTGGAGTGTCTACTCCTGGACGAGTGACTTGGTGACTCAAGGAGTGCGCTGCGGCTCATTGTGTGAGTAGATGCCCCAGGGTTTGATATCTTACAGCCCTGCCCTGTCCAAGGGTCATCTGCTGTGGAGGTTCAGCTTCCCTCAGCTCCAACTATTGAGACTCAATCAGCCCTTCCAGTTATTCTCTTGGCCCATTCACCTCTCCCGGGATATCCCAGTCAACTTTCCTCTCaccaccctgggtcactgtctgtgtggagtttgcacattctccccgtgtctgcgtaggtttcacccccacaacccaaagatgtgcagggtaggtggattggatacgctaaattgccccttaattggaaaaataataattgggtattctaaatttataaaaagaaaacttTCCTCTCACCAAGGCAGGCAGTTGGTGCCTGAACGCCCAAAAACCCTGAGTGTAATTTGAAGAGCCGCCTCAAACAGTCACAATTGGCAGATACTCACCATTCATTATTCCCATCTGAGGCCGTGGTCATTTCTGTGGTTGCTGCCAGCTTCCTGGGTGATGTTAATAAACCCGTATTAAAGATCTCAAAAGATCAATTTACATTTTATATCTAATTTATATTTAAAATTCCCAATATGGTCAATTTCAGCCAGATTAAGTGGACAAAACCGACACAAACTAGTGTAAACTCTCGATCACAAGCTGTGAATTTATGGTTGTTGTACATGTGTCAAGGGGCTTCACTAAAGAAGGCTTTTTAAAAATTGGCTGTGACCAACTGAAGCAGTTTTATTTAAAGGTGGTACATTGTGATCTGATTGACTTCATGATCAATGCAATGtgtaaacatagaatccctacaatacagaaggaggctattcggcccttcaaaaCTGCAcccaccctgtgaaagagcaccctacctaggcccatgccctcattctatccacgtaacccagtaacccacctaacctttttggacactaaggaataatttagcatggtcaatccacctatctgacctgcacatctttggactgtgggaggaaaccagagcacccggaggaaacccacgcagacacgggagaatgtacaaactccacacaggcagtgatccaagactgaaattgaacctgggtctctggcgctgtgaggtagc
This window of the Scyliorhinus torazame isolate Kashiwa2021f chromosome 14, sScyTor2.1, whole genome shotgun sequence genome carries:
- the LOC140389201 gene encoding uncharacterized protein isoform X2, translated to MEGKQFRCDVCNKGFVNSTKLLRHQMIHTGEKPFRCDVCEKSFSQASNLRQHRRIHTGERPFTCKVCDKSFSVSSTLRQHQHLHTGEKPFTCKMCDKSFSLLSYLRNHQRIHTGEKPFRCEVCDKSFSQASTLRKHQRDHTGEKPFRCKMCDKSFSQLSNLHRHQGVHTGVKPFTCEMCDKSFFQASTLRKHQREHLGEKSFPCKVKLAHTAQELSLTGEQVPYIKELTEEEEFTRKLFGLSNPRITNGGSDMGMSDDTRVSMDTSDGDGEELAAASEIPERTDEEGTEVNTSQQCGMAAAVEEGEECLEGKMSDLEGSVDELKLNIVACVKEEACDALAAVVERECSEPSGSEEPAALGAESLQSPGAHGQHQAHAAGEENEDDLKPVESLHQEQVQRTESYLVTSNLLQRTLTEFKTDVSQNLQRNNEILEHHLQKNNEILQQHLQRNNEIHQQQNLVLCQLLQRTNETLNEMRLILSQIVVPAPSV
- the LOC140389201 gene encoding uncharacterized protein isoform X1, yielding MEGKQFRCDVCNKGFVNSTKLLRHQMIHTGEKPFRCDVCEKSFSQASNLRQHRRIHTGERPFTCKVCDKSFSVSSTLRQHQHLHTGEKPFTCKMCDKSFSLLSYLRNHQRIHTGEKPFRCEVCDKSFSQASTLRKHQRDHTGEKPFRCKMCDKSFSQLSNLHRHQGVHTGVKPFTCEMCDKSFFQASTLRKHQREHLGEKSFPCKVKLAHTAQELSLTGEQVPYIKELTEEEEFTRKLFGLSNPRITNGGSDMGMSDGDVSSCVFKPSGGELIYVSKDNNCDFPPLTDTRVSMDTSDGDGEELAAASEIPERTDEEGTEVNTSQQCGMAAAVEEGEECLEGKMSDLEGSVDELKLNIVACVKEEACDALAAVVERECSEPSGSEEPAALGAESLQSPGAHGQHQAHAAGEENEDDLKPVESLHQEQVQRTESYLVTSNLLQRTLTEFKTDVSQNLQRNNEILEHHLQKNNEILQQHLQRNNEIHQQQNLVLCQLLQRTNETLNEMRLILSQIVVPAPSV